One stretch of Miscanthus floridulus cultivar M001 chromosome 18, ASM1932011v1, whole genome shotgun sequence DNA includes these proteins:
- the LOC136524158 gene encoding disease resistance protein RPV1-like: MWSSSSLPGDSSIVNDIAVLEKLQPHGNLKKLRIEGFRGDTFCSWMVNISSFLPNLVIVELSDVMNCEHLPSLGQLENMEVLHISDMPRISKVGSDIYGGARPFRKLRELEIKRMKNLEWITTLATDDDQHLHRSREYEIFPNLQVLAIVDCHRLRFVPAFPGSRRCNIKRSSDVLSSEQYIGSSELTSWSMEIEDCAFSPDDFKFLKNAVNLEQLSFHSCKDLMTLPDTIRSGHSLRTVEVVDCQKFSALPEWLGELTSLQELRVHAANLQLLSQSNPYLTSLDTLVVNKRNIGGFISTSESELHIDDLQIADDPVWYGNGEEVRLKYNTFLRLMSLTSLVKLEICCVITEHLQLMPSLTNLVKLGLYDVHIKHLHLDQAQSLEELHISWRIDWSVRISCTGPLKKLKRIVMSELNNVELQISMEVEGQGSDENLFPSLQDLEMCCCSRLRFEPSIPRSARYILSGREGQPGQDLCPSFHRIMGPSIPTLLSKMEIRLFRRGFSSLSWDGLRQFEIGELTIDGCSDEVPLPESIRGWTSLQKLQILNCESITMLPRWLGEITSLRELKVDAYNIVAIPACIQQLTSLQSLTLSKCGTLLVKGCKSGKDKEKLERLRDLGVDVRIEPKNMVKLRIIHSETSPLPSLESTNAWTFESGKRALSQKKAEGFVPAQFLQVGGDEGQSATSFSLSSTVS; encoded by the exons ATGTGGTCCAGCAGCAGTTTACCAGGAGATTCAAGCATAGTTAATGACATTGCAGTTCTTGAAAAACTCCAGCCTCATGGGAACCTAAAAAAACTTCGAATTGAAGGCTTCAGGGGTGATACGTTTTGCTCTTGGATGGTGAACATAAGTTCTTTCCTCCCAAACCTTGTGATAGTTGAGCTGTCTGACGTGATGAACTGTGAGCACCTCCCTTCATTGGGTCAACTAGAAAACATGGAAGTGCTGCACATCTCAGATATGCCTAGGATCAGCAAAGTGGGTAGCGATATCTATGGGGGTGCGAGACCATTTAGGAAACTGAGAGAACTTGAAATCAAGAGAATGAAAAACCTGGAGTGGATTACCACACTTGCAACTGATGATGATCAACATCTTCATAGAAGCCGTGAATATGAAATATTTCCTAATCTCCAAGTGCTTGCTATTGTAGACTGCCACAGGCTGAGGTTTGTTCCAGCTTTCCCAGGAAGTCGGAGATGTAACATCAAAAGAAGCAGCGATGTGCTATCATCTGAGCAATACATCGGAAGTTCAGAATTAACATCATGGAGCATGGAAATAGAGGACTGTGCCTTTTCTCCAGATGATTTCAAATTTCTTAAGAACGCTGTTAATCTAGAGCAACTCAGTTTCCATTCCTGCAAGGATCTGATGACCTTGCCAGATACCATTCGGAGTGGCCACTCCCTCAGGAcagtagaggtagtagattgtcagaaATTTTCTGCTCTACCGGAGTGGCTTGGAGAACTCACGTCACTACAGGAGCTGAGAGTGCACGCTGCCAATCTGCAGCTCTTGTCCCAATCGAACCCGTACCTGACTTCTTTGGACACGTTAGTTGTCAACAAGAGGAACATCGGAGGCTTCATCAGCACATCTGAG TCAGAACTACATATCGACGATCTTCAAATTGCGGATGATCCTGTTTGGTATGGGAACGGAGAAGAAGTCCGCTTGAAGTACAATACTTTCCTTCGTTTGATGTCACTTACAAGCCTTGTGAAACTGGAGATCTGCTGTGTGATAACTGAGCATCTGCAGCTGATGCCTTCACTCACAAACCTTGTGAAGCTGGGGCTCTACGATGTGCACATTAAGCATCTTCATTTGGATCAGGCACAGAGTCTTGAAGAGCTGCACATTTCATGGAGGATAGATTGGTCGGTTCGCATCTCGTGCACTGGGCCACTTAAGAAACTCAAAAGAATTGTCATGTCAGAATTAAACAACGTGGAGTTGCAAATATCCATGGAGGTGGAGGGGCAGGGTAGCGATGAAAATTTGTTTCCAAGCCTTCAAGATCTGGAGATGTGCTGTTGTTCTAGGCTGAGGTTTGAACCATCAATCCCAAGGAGCGCCAGGTACATCTTATCAGGCAGGGAAGGACAACCAGGCCAAGACCTGTGTCCATCTTTTCATCGAATCATGGGACCATCCATCCCTACGTTATTATCCAAAATGGAGATCAGGTTGTTTAGAAGAGGGTTTTCATCCTTATCATGGGATGGTCTTAGACAATTTGAAATTGGTGAACTGACTATAGACGGCTGCTCTGACGAGGTACCTTTGCCAGAGAGCATTCGGGGATGGACATCCCTCCAGAAACTACAGATATTGAACTGTGAGAGTATTACAATGCTGCCAAGGTGGTTGGGCGAGATTACCTCCCTCCGGGAGCTCAAGGTGGATGCCTACAATATAGTAGCTATACCTGCATGCATACAACAGCTCACCAGTTTGCAGTCCTTGACACTGTCAAAATGTGGAACGTTACTTGTGAAAGGATGCAAATCTGGAAAGGATAAGGAGAAGCTGGAAAGACTTCGAGATCTAGGGGTAGATGTGAGGATAGAGCCGAAAAATATGGTCAAACTACGAATTATACATTCAGAGACCTCTCCGCTACCGTCGTTAGAGTCCACGAATGCTTGGACATTCGAGTCCGGTAAGAG GGCCTTGAGTCAGAAGAAGGCCGAGGGCTTTGTTCCTGCTCAGTTTCTCCAAGTGGGCGGCGACGAGGGCCAGTCTGCCACTTCTTTCTCCCTGTCGTCCACGGTGAGCTGA